Proteins encoded within one genomic window of Acinetobacter sp. WCHA55:
- a CDS encoding phage portal protein family protein, which yields MAKKKPNKSKSESKPESGGLFLHEAELALINYLTKMPDGDEVLRKAGITRHRLKVMMYDDEIYQCVEKRQDKLESAPWRLEPADTTAAQILNDHLREWWSDIVLGAQNARWYGYSVLEAVYNENALHVNGDTITPFIGLEWIGEKPMQWYEPKNDGRLILLQNFSKSRLDEECNQHFKHFLTRCKPTYENPYGEALLSRLYWVWFFKNNGFKMWAKFVEQFGMPMLVGKSSIGKNDDMRDALLRAHASRVLAVSASDTIEVTASGVNSGNASGTYDTFDKNLERRIQKVVLGQTLTSGTDGSGSRALGDVHMEVQNSKYKADIRMILPTIQAILNALCDLNRWERHRIIIGEEKSLEGPKADRDVKLKSAGANFTPQYFQREYGLEEGDIAEPTQILPKQFTALPHQAFSFKTSVQKQSPEQQEVDELTDAQDDLELLNQDQIKQLVAESTDPQDLASNLMQLIPMASKAQFKANLDQALYAGDVLGYVTAQGGK from the coding sequence ATGGCCAAGAAGAAACCAAACAAATCTAAATCTGAAAGTAAGCCTGAATCTGGTGGATTGTTTTTACATGAAGCTGAATTAGCGCTGATTAATTATCTGACCAAGATGCCTGATGGTGATGAAGTACTGCGTAAAGCAGGAATAACCCGTCACCGACTTAAAGTCATGATGTATGACGATGAAATTTATCAGTGTGTTGAAAAGCGACAGGATAAGCTTGAATCAGCGCCGTGGCGATTGGAGCCAGCCGATACAACAGCAGCTCAGATCCTGAATGATCATTTGCGAGAATGGTGGTCAGATATCGTTCTAGGTGCTCAAAATGCTCGTTGGTATGGCTATTCGGTATTAGAGGCTGTTTATAACGAGAATGCATTACACGTGAACGGCGATACCATTACACCGTTTATAGGTCTTGAGTGGATTGGTGAAAAGCCAATGCAGTGGTATGAGCCTAAGAATGATGGTCGTTTAATCTTATTACAGAACTTCAGCAAGTCTCGCCTCGATGAGGAGTGCAATCAGCATTTCAAGCACTTCTTAACAAGATGTAAACCCACATATGAAAACCCATATGGTGAAGCCTTGTTAAGCCGACTTTATTGGGTTTGGTTCTTTAAGAACAATGGCTTCAAAATGTGGGCCAAGTTTGTTGAGCAGTTTGGTATGCCTATGCTCGTGGGTAAGTCATCTATTGGTAAGAATGATGACATGCGAGATGCATTACTCCGTGCTCATGCAAGCCGTGTTTTGGCAGTAAGTGCATCGGATACCATCGAAGTTACTGCATCAGGTGTCAACTCGGGGAATGCAAGCGGGACATACGATACATTCGACAAGAACTTAGAGCGTCGCATTCAAAAGGTTGTCTTGGGACAGACCTTGACCAGTGGGACGGATGGATCGGGTAGTCGTGCACTAGGCGATGTACATATGGAAGTGCAAAACAGCAAATATAAAGCTGATATCCGCATGATCTTGCCGACCATTCAAGCAATTCTAAATGCTTTGTGCGATTTAAATAGATGGGAACGTCATCGAATCATTATTGGTGAGGAAAAGTCACTTGAAGGCCCTAAGGCAGATCGTGACGTAAAGTTAAAGAGTGCCGGTGCAAATTTCACCCCTCAATATTTCCAGCGTGAATATGGATTAGAGGAGGGTGATATTGCTGAACCTACTCAAATCCTACCTAAGCAATTCACCGCACTACCTCATCAAGCATTCAGCTTTAAGACATCTGTTCAAAAGCAGTCACCTGAACAGCAGGAAGTGGATGAACTGACAGATGCTCAAGATGATCTTGAGCTATTGAATCAGGATCAGATTAAGCAATTGGTGGCTGAATCGACCGATCCACAAGATCTAGCAAGCAATTTAATGCAACTCATCCCCATGGCGTCCAAGGCCCAATTCAAAGCGAATTTAGATCAAGCTTTGTATGCAGGGGATGTTTTGGGGTATGTGACGGCACAAGGTGGGAAGTGA
- a CDS encoding phage minor head protein: protein MQPVTFLEALQYAHSKKVVLPDEFYSMDLKTRQMATTVSFLSSLEQAESVIKSLNKTLASGGTFNDFQKRVAESEIILPKHYLDNVFRTNIQSSYGHGRWQQQQRNKDKRQYLMYSAINDSRVRPAHLALNRIVLPIDHPFWLTHYPPLGFRCRCTVIALTEKQALKYGITPDDKLPEVAEELDWSSHPLQFGEFEALVDQKISRSLLDKEYLLEQKEAIKAEWTASKKLTSLLAPMDDKSRELFNTVGNTVIPLDPTIRPSAIKTFLDYVQGNDAALTGYLNQPSISLAEDVLKQWLRQDMQALSAVASNSAAIVTGGVTLQHVVAYEVGQTIQFNSPLLLAENASDVVLQIENAKGLGIDLEKLNAGHGVLMPIGLSFEVVSIEALNGKMIYTLKALVN, encoded by the coding sequence ATGCAACCAGTCACGTTTCTTGAAGCACTGCAGTATGCGCATAGTAAGAAGGTGGTACTGCCTGATGAGTTTTACTCAATGGATCTTAAGACGCGGCAAATGGCGACTACGGTTAGCTTCTTGTCGAGTCTTGAACAAGCTGAGTCTGTGATTAAATCACTGAATAAAACCTTAGCATCGGGCGGCACCTTTAACGATTTTCAGAAGCGTGTAGCTGAGTCTGAAATTATTTTACCCAAGCATTACCTGGACAACGTATTCCGTACCAACATCCAAAGTTCGTATGGTCATGGGCGTTGGCAGCAACAGCAACGGAATAAAGATAAACGTCAGTATCTGATGTATTCGGCTATCAATGACTCACGTGTGCGTCCTGCACACTTAGCATTGAATCGAATTGTGCTGCCGATTGATCATCCATTTTGGCTAACGCATTACCCCCCATTAGGTTTTCGTTGTCGCTGTACTGTCATCGCGCTTACTGAGAAACAGGCGCTTAAATACGGCATTACACCTGATGATAAGTTGCCCGAAGTTGCAGAGGAATTGGATTGGAGTTCACATCCTTTGCAATTTGGAGAGTTTGAAGCATTGGTGGATCAGAAGATTTCGAGGTCTTTACTAGATAAGGAATATCTATTAGAGCAGAAAGAGGCAATTAAAGCCGAATGGACTGCATCTAAAAAGCTCACCAGTCTGTTAGCCCCGATGGATGATAAATCGAGAGAGTTATTCAACACGGTGGGTAATACGGTTATTCCTTTAGATCCAACCATCAGACCAAGTGCGATTAAGACTTTCTTGGATTATGTGCAGGGCAATGATGCAGCGCTTACGGGATATTTGAATCAGCCATCAATTAGCTTGGCTGAGGATGTTCTTAAGCAGTGGCTCAGACAAGACATGCAAGCCTTGAGCGCCGTGGCGAGTAATTCAGCTGCAATCGTGACAGGTGGAGTGACCTTGCAGCATGTAGTCGCTTATGAGGTTGGGCAAACCATTCAATTTAATTCGCCATTACTGTTGGCTGAAAATGCTTCCGATGTGGTGTTGCAAATTGAGAATGCGAAAGGTCTAGGTATTGATCTTGAGAAACTAAATGCTGGTCATGGCGTATTAATGCCAATAGGTTTGTCATTTGAAGTGGTTTCGATTGAAGCGCTGAATGGCAAGATGATTTACACACTTAAAGCATTGGTGAATTAA
- a CDS encoding major capsid protein, giving the protein MGQIFTFQEAPVELLDVPQLVLLTDTTQKVDTWLIDRFFPQRVSYNKNVVPVGELNTATPLAPFVTPNAGARPIKVEESGQVQFVKPAYLKPMMTVTPADVQNAALVTQLRKHGVIATGSNRLSDADLLLIDQAQKALYLRQSIDNRKLLIARDVLLYGKTTFASADFPKYEVDYRRNPACNFSPLIKWGQSGAKVLDDMQAMIDLSIEHGGSSPNMILTSSKVFNAMKQDAEFVAKFVAPYAGISVPLTPTFDHKDKAQFRGVVDNIEIWTYDVQHNMDGAAGRFIPEDFFGLINDANGWIAHCAIQNLEAFGQALEFFLTQDQKKNPSSIELLAESSPLAIPNNKNGLVGGRGFV; this is encoded by the coding sequence ATGGGTCAAATTTTTACTTTTCAGGAAGCTCCTGTAGAGCTCCTAGATGTACCACAGTTGGTGTTACTAACGGATACCACACAAAAGGTAGATACCTGGTTAATCGATCGCTTTTTTCCGCAGCGCGTGTCATATAACAAAAATGTGGTGCCTGTTGGTGAATTGAATACAGCCACTCCGCTTGCTCCATTTGTAACCCCGAATGCTGGTGCTCGACCGATTAAAGTTGAAGAATCAGGTCAAGTGCAATTTGTAAAACCAGCTTACTTAAAGCCTATGATGACAGTAACGCCTGCAGATGTTCAAAATGCTGCATTAGTTACCCAATTGCGTAAACATGGTGTTATTGCAACTGGTTCAAACCGCCTAAGCGATGCTGATCTTCTTTTGATTGACCAAGCGCAAAAGGCCCTATATCTGCGTCAGTCTATTGATAACCGAAAACTGCTCATTGCACGTGATGTCTTGTTATATGGTAAGACCACGTTTGCTTCTGCTGATTTCCCAAAATATGAAGTGGACTACCGTCGTAACCCTGCTTGTAATTTCTCTCCATTAATCAAATGGGGGCAATCAGGCGCAAAAGTCCTAGATGACATGCAGGCGATGATTGATCTATCAATTGAACATGGTGGTTCATCGCCAAATATGATTTTGACGAGTTCAAAAGTCTTTAATGCAATGAAACAAGATGCAGAGTTTGTGGCTAAGTTCGTAGCTCCATATGCAGGTATTAGTGTCCCATTAACACCGACTTTTGATCATAAAGATAAAGCTCAATTCCGTGGTGTGGTGGACAATATTGAAATCTGGACCTATGACGTTCAGCACAATATGGATGGTGCAGCAGGTCGCTTCATTCCAGAAGACTTCTTTGGCTTGATTAATGATGCTAATGGTTGGATCGCGCACTGTGCTATTCAAAACCTAGAGGCATTTGGGCAAGCTCTGGAATTCTTCTTAACCCAAGATCAGAAAAAGAACCCGTCTAGCATTGAGTTGTTAGCCGAATCATCACCACTCGCAATCCCTAACAACAAGAACGGTCTTGTTGGTGGTCGTGGGTTTGTTTAA
- a CDS encoding gp436 family protein, with protein MYATEADLKTRFGAQVIEELKLGREGGADPVDVVQVALQDAEEEINGYIGSRYSLPLASVPSNLKRIACDIARYRLYTEDPLEHITKLYDDAIAFLKRVQDKKADLQIIDVQSKEIIDDTPKNKPSTAPIGTTYTGGVFGDDVLGKMPSIK; from the coding sequence ATGTACGCGACTGAAGCTGATTTAAAAACACGGTTTGGTGCGCAGGTGATTGAAGAGCTTAAGTTGGGGCGTGAAGGTGGGGCAGATCCTGTCGATGTTGTGCAAGTCGCATTGCAAGATGCTGAGGAAGAAATTAACGGTTACATCGGTAGCCGTTATTCTTTACCACTTGCAAGCGTACCCTCCAACTTAAAACGTATAGCGTGTGATATCGCACGTTATCGTCTTTACACTGAAGATCCTCTGGAGCATATCACCAAGCTTTATGACGATGCGATTGCTTTCTTAAAACGTGTCCAGGACAAGAAAGCGGATCTGCAAATCATCGATGTGCAGAGTAAAGAAATTATCGACGACACACCCAAAAACAAACCATCTACAGCACCTATAGGCACGACTTATACAGGTGGTGTCTTTGGTGACGATGTCCTTGGAAAAATGCCGAGCATTAAGTGA
- a CDS encoding phage virion morphogenesis protein has protein sequence MPGALIEIRADGDSAISKALSLYADVEKRQFRLYERMGAALVENIRDRWSRGEGLYGKWPLSVRVMRQGGTTLRDTSRLMNSITYNTISNGFEVGTDVEYGAIHHFGGEIKHEARQSTVYFRQNQKTGVVGNRFVRQTRSNFAQDVTVGAYTVKMPARAWLGLTSDDEQDLLNIVEDVVLDE, from the coding sequence ATGCCAGGAGCATTAATTGAAATCCGTGCCGATGGTGACTCAGCGATCTCAAAAGCTCTAAGTTTGTATGCTGATGTTGAAAAGCGTCAATTCAGACTTTATGAGCGCATGGGTGCAGCCTTGGTGGAAAATATTCGCGATCGCTGGTCTCGCGGAGAGGGCTTATACGGCAAGTGGCCATTATCCGTCAGAGTGATGCGTCAAGGCGGTACAACACTTCGTGATACCTCTCGCCTGATGAACTCAATTACCTACAACACTATCAGCAATGGTTTTGAGGTTGGTACAGACGTTGAGTATGGCGCGATCCATCATTTTGGCGGTGAGATCAAACATGAAGCTCGCCAAAGCACGGTTTACTTCCGACAGAACCAAAAGACCGGTGTCGTCGGTAATCGATTTGTTCGTCAAACACGATCTAACTTTGCTCAAGACGTGACCGTTGGTGCTTATACAGTGAAAATGCCTGCACGTGCTTGGCTGGGTTTAACGTCGGATGACGAGCAGGATTTATTAAACATTGTTGAGGATGTCGTGCTAGATGAGTGA
- a CDS encoding DUF2845 domain-containing protein, with the protein MKKLLITAALMSVFTLANANLAGASINGKQVRKGQSYGEVVAAAGQPTSHYDYVKNVGGKDVSVRELSYVDGSKTFTVVIEDGKVTTIRSVK; encoded by the coding sequence ATGAAAAAATTATTAATTACAGCTGCTTTGATGTCTGTTTTTACATTAGCAAATGCAAATTTGGCTGGGGCAAGCATTAACGGTAAGCAAGTTCGCAAAGGCCAAAGCTATGGCGAAGTGGTTGCAGCTGCAGGTCAGCCAACATCACATTATGACTACGTTAAAAACGTAGGTGGTAAAGACGTTTCAGTCCGTGAACTTAGCTATGTTGATGGCAGCAAAACTTTCACTGTCGTAATTGAAGATGGCAAAGTTACTACGATCCGTAGCGTAAAGTGA